The Miltoncostaea oceani genome includes a region encoding these proteins:
- a CDS encoding Hpt domain-containing protein, with translation MSGDAVDRAVLAALAEDTADVRVAREIVAIYLSRLHDRRDALVGARGAAALLRAAHGLRSPSELVGAVGLGARCAAIERAARGGRLLDDATADEVRRECDRVERELWSHLEGGAPG, from the coding sequence GTGAGCGGCGACGCCGTGGACCGGGCGGTGCTGGCCGCCCTGGCGGAGGACACGGCGGATGTCAGGGTGGCGCGCGAGATCGTCGCGATCTACCTCAGCCGCCTCCATGACCGCCGTGACGCCCTCGTGGGCGCCCGGGGCGCGGCGGCGCTGCTGCGCGCGGCGCACGGCCTGCGCTCGCCGAGCGAGCTCGTCGGGGCCGTCGGCCTGGGGGCCCGGTGCGCGGCGATCGAGCGCGCCGCGCGGGGCGGGCGCCTGCTCGACGACGCCACGGCCGACGAGGTGCGGCGCGAGTGCGACCGGGTCGAGCGGGAGCTGTGGAGCCACCTGGAGGGTGGGGCCCCCGGCTGA
- the fliP gene encoding flagellar type III secretion system pore protein FliP (The bacterial flagellar biogenesis protein FliP forms a type III secretion system (T3SS)-type pore required for flagellar assembly.), which yields MPPPPKTRRRRWLRRGFYLSPVLMALACIVWPAVAAAAPGINLNLDSRDGEVSTSLQLLALLTVLSLAPSILIMMTSFTRIIIVLGFVRNALGTPSMPPNQVLVGIALFLSLFVMGPTFTAINDTALQPLLEKKIDEGEALKRAEAPIRDFMFKQVDQRDLALFTELSKEERPKTRADVPTTVLIPAFVLSELKTAFEIGFLILIPFLIIDMVIASTVMSMGMVMLPPVIISLPFKILLFVLVDGWHLVSESLVRGFVT from the coding sequence ATGCCCCCGCCGCCGAAGACCCGTCGCCGCCGCTGGCTGCGCCGCGGCTTCTACCTGTCGCCGGTCCTGATGGCGCTGGCCTGCATCGTCTGGCCCGCCGTCGCGGCCGCGGCCCCCGGCATCAACCTGAACCTCGACAGCCGGGACGGGGAGGTCTCGACCTCCCTCCAGCTCCTCGCGCTGCTCACGGTCCTCAGCCTCGCGCCGTCGATCCTGATCATGATGACCAGCTTCACGCGGATCATCATCGTGCTCGGCTTCGTCCGGAACGCCCTCGGCACGCCGTCGATGCCCCCGAACCAGGTGCTCGTCGGCATCGCGTTGTTCCTCAGCCTGTTCGTGATGGGCCCGACGTTCACGGCCATCAACGACACGGCCCTCCAGCCCCTGCTCGAGAAGAAGATCGACGAGGGCGAGGCGTTGAAGCGGGCGGAGGCGCCGATCCGCGACTTCATGTTCAAGCAGGTCGACCAGCGCGACCTGGCGTTGTTCACCGAGCTCTCGAAGGAGGAGCGCCCGAAGACCCGGGCCGACGTCCCGACCACCGTCCTGATCCCGGCGTTCGTGCTCTCCGAGCTGAAGACGGCCTTCGAGATCGGCTTCCTGATCCTGATCCCGTTCCTCATCATCGACATGGTCATCGCGTCGACCGTGATGAGCATGGGCATGGTGATGCTGCCCCCGGTGATCATCTCCCTGCCGTTCAAGATCCTGCTGTTCGTCCTGGTCGACGGATGGCATCTGGTCTCCGAATCCCTCGTCCGCGGATTCGTGACCTGA
- the fliQ gene encoding flagellar biosynthesis protein FliQ, with translation MDQGQIMEIGARAMWVTLQISMPVLGVSLVVGLLVSIFQAVTQLQEPTLTFIPKILAVVVVIVVAGPWMMNTLLSFTIDLWAGIPSIGPKN, from the coding sequence ATGGACCAGGGCCAGATCATGGAGATCGGCGCGCGGGCGATGTGGGTGACCCTGCAGATCTCGATGCCGGTGCTCGGCGTCAGCCTCGTCGTCGGCCTGCTGGTGTCGATCTTCCAGGCGGTCACGCAGCTCCAGGAGCCGACCCTCACCTTCATCCCGAAGATCCTCGCGGTGGTGGTCGTGATCGTGGTGGCGGGGCCGTGGATGATGAACACGCTCCTCAGTTTCACGATCGACCTGTGGGCGGGCATCCCGTCCATCGGCCCGAAGAACTGA
- a CDS encoding enoyl-CoA hydratase-related protein, whose product MPDFEDILYEVAGGRATITINRPDRLNAFRSQTIRELAEAFEAAADDEAVGVIVFTGAGDRAFCVGGDVRDPTRTLAQKRALHHLHDRLGLAIRNNGKPIVVKVRGYCIGGGNELNVLCDLTITGESGRFGQAGPKIGSAPLWWGCQLLPATVGEKKAREILYLTRQYTAEEALQMGLVNKVVPDGDLDAEVDAWCDQILRRSPQGLRLAKIALNAQTDQLYGAVQHGLELVALNHVHGVEPAEGIASFQEKRPADWRKFRGGEGPEPG is encoded by the coding sequence GTGCCCGATTTCGAGGACATCCTCTACGAGGTCGCAGGTGGCCGGGCGACGATCACCATCAACCGGCCCGACCGCCTGAACGCGTTCCGCTCCCAGACGATCCGGGAACTCGCCGAGGCCTTCGAGGCCGCCGCCGACGACGAGGCGGTCGGGGTGATCGTCTTCACCGGGGCGGGGGACCGGGCGTTCTGCGTCGGCGGCGACGTCCGCGACCCGACCCGCACCCTCGCCCAGAAGCGGGCCCTGCACCACCTCCACGACCGCCTGGGCCTGGCGATCCGCAACAACGGCAAGCCGATCGTGGTGAAGGTCCGCGGCTACTGCATCGGCGGCGGCAACGAACTCAATGTGTTGTGCGACCTCACGATCACGGGGGAGTCCGGCCGCTTCGGCCAGGCGGGCCCGAAGATCGGGTCGGCCCCCCTGTGGTGGGGGTGCCAGCTCCTGCCCGCGACGGTCGGGGAGAAGAAGGCCCGGGAGATCCTCTACCTCACCCGCCAGTACACCGCCGAGGAGGCCCTCCAGATGGGCCTGGTGAACAAGGTCGTCCCCGACGGGGACCTCGACGCCGAGGTCGATGCGTGGTGCGACCAGATCCTCCGCCGCAGCCCCCAGGGCCTGCGGTTGGCGAAGATCGCGTTGAACGCCCAGACCGACCAGCTCTATGGCGCCGTCCAGCATGGGTTGGAGTTGGTGGCCCTCAACCACGTCCACGGCGTCGAGCCGGCGGAGGGGATCGCCTCCTTCCAGGAGAAGCGCCCCGCCGACTGGCGCAAGTTCCGTGGCGGGGAAGGCCCCGAACCCGGGTGA
- a CDS encoding Dyp-type peroxidase — translation MGHRISRRAFIAGAGGIAVGAGSFGAGWAAGASGDDVPAGALLPFHGPHQVGITTHPAPARGLMASFTVLARDRPHLEEMFRELSDEVEGLMSGRPITPRDPAFPPADSGILGPDPAPDDLSIVVSVGASLFDGRFGLEDRRPVELVEMPFLANDRLDPDRSHGDLLLTVQAQHPDTVLFALRQLMRRTRRTLTLKWVVEGFNRRSNAGERTTGSPRNLLGFVDGTANLGTGAEALGRYVWTAGRADREPAWTAGGSYHVVRVIRMLVEFWDRTPLAEQEALIGRRKSDGAPLDGVHETDVPDFAADPDGERTPLDAHIRLANPRTPGTEGNLILRRGFSYTRGYDGAGQLDQGLAFVSYQRSLGRGFLAVQSRLTGERLEEYIRPEGGGFFFALPGPARGGYLGESLLA, via the coding sequence GTGGGGCACCGCATCTCGCGCCGGGCGTTCATCGCCGGCGCGGGCGGCATCGCCGTCGGCGCCGGCTCCTTCGGGGCCGGGTGGGCCGCGGGGGCGTCGGGCGACGACGTCCCCGCCGGCGCCCTCCTGCCGTTCCACGGGCCGCACCAGGTCGGCATCACGACCCACCCGGCGCCCGCCCGGGGCCTGATGGCCTCGTTCACGGTGCTCGCCCGGGACCGGCCCCACCTGGAGGAGATGTTCCGCGAGCTCTCCGACGAGGTGGAGGGACTGATGTCGGGACGCCCGATCACGCCGCGGGACCCGGCGTTCCCCCCCGCCGACTCGGGGATCCTCGGTCCCGACCCGGCACCCGACGACCTGTCGATCGTGGTCAGCGTCGGCGCCTCCCTCTTCGACGGCCGGTTCGGGCTGGAGGACCGCCGCCCGGTCGAGCTGGTCGAGATGCCGTTCCTCGCCAACGACCGCCTCGACCCCGACCGGAGCCACGGCGACCTGCTGCTCACCGTGCAGGCGCAGCACCCCGACACGGTGCTGTTCGCCCTGCGCCAGCTGATGCGGCGCACCCGGCGCACCCTGACGCTGAAGTGGGTGGTGGAGGGCTTCAACCGGCGCTCGAACGCGGGGGAGAGGACCACGGGCTCACCCCGCAACCTGCTCGGCTTCGTCGACGGGACGGCGAACCTCGGCACCGGGGCGGAGGCGCTCGGCCGGTACGTCTGGACGGCCGGCCGGGCCGACCGCGAACCGGCGTGGACCGCCGGGGGGTCGTACCACGTCGTCCGCGTCATCCGGATGCTCGTCGAGTTCTGGGACCGCACCCCGCTCGCGGAGCAGGAGGCCCTGATCGGCCGCCGCAAGTCCGACGGCGCCCCCCTCGACGGGGTCCATGAGACCGACGTCCCCGACTTCGCCGCCGACCCCGACGGCGAGCGGACGCCCCTCGACGCCCACATCCGCCTCGCCAACCCGCGCACGCCCGGGACCGAGGGCAACCTGATCCTGCGTCGTGGGTTCTCGTACACCCGCGGCTACGACGGCGCCGGCCAGCTCGACCAGGGCCTCGCGTTCGTCAGCTACCAGCGCAGCCTCGGCCGGGGGTTCCTCGCGGTCCAGTCGCGGCTGACCGGCGAGCGGCTGGAGGAGTACATCCGCCCCGAGGGCGGCGGGTTCTTCTTCGCCCTGCCCGGCCCCGCCCGCGGCGGGTACCTCGGGGAGTCGCTGCTCGCCTAG
- a CDS encoding response regulator, translating to MPSVLIADDAAFMRMMIKNILTEAGYDIVGEAENGQVAVAKYRELSPDLTTMDITMPEMDGLAALKEIRGADPSARVVMCSAMGQQSMVIESIQAGARDFIVKPFQPDRVLEAVTKALA from the coding sequence ATGCCCAGTGTCCTGATCGCCGATGACGCCGCCTTCATGCGGATGATGATCAAGAACATCCTCACCGAGGCCGGCTACGACATCGTCGGCGAGGCCGAGAACGGCCAGGTCGCCGTCGCCAAGTACCGGGAGCTGTCGCCGGACCTGACGACGATGGACATCACGATGCCGGAGATGGACGGCCTCGCGGCCCTCAAGGAGATCCGCGGCGCCGACCCCTCGGCGCGGGTGGTGATGTGCTCGGCGATGGGTCAGCAGTCGATGGTGATCGAGTCGATCCAGGCGGGGGCGCGTGACTTCATCGTGAAGCCGTTCCAGCCGGACCGCGTCCTCGAGGCCGTCACGAAGGCGCTCGCCTAG
- a CDS encoding TetR/AcrR family transcriptional regulator, producing the protein MGQPAQPAVVAPRREPLDRRRILEAALRLIDEHGVAELSMRRLGAELGVQAMSLYRHLPNKQAVVEGVRDLIFEELARLRPTTPPDEPWDAGLLAMAQAFRGICRRHPHALALFATDVDRAYAASSSFYEPVLDSLVRAGFDEGDAAEAVRIVIRYVLSSELLTAAVTTMRNPLGPGEIGDLERDRPLTGRLVRTLTERPPGTLEQPGLELIVAGLRTRLAGTP; encoded by the coding sequence GTGGGCCAGCCGGCGCAGCCGGCCGTCGTCGCACCGCGCCGCGAGCCGCTCGACCGGCGGCGGATCCTCGAGGCGGCCCTGCGGCTCATCGACGAGCACGGCGTCGCCGAGCTGTCGATGCGCCGGCTCGGGGCCGAGCTCGGCGTCCAGGCGATGTCCCTCTACCGCCACCTGCCCAACAAGCAGGCGGTGGTGGAGGGCGTGCGCGACCTCATCTTCGAGGAGCTCGCCCGGCTCCGTCCCACGACCCCGCCGGACGAGCCGTGGGACGCGGGACTCCTGGCGATGGCGCAGGCGTTCCGCGGCATCTGCCGCCGCCACCCCCACGCCCTCGCCCTGTTCGCCACCGACGTCGACCGGGCCTACGCCGCGTCGTCGTCGTTCTACGAGCCGGTGCTCGACAGCCTCGTCCGGGCCGGCTTCGACGAGGGCGACGCCGCCGAGGCGGTGCGCATCGTCATCCGGTACGTCCTGTCGTCCGAGCTGCTGACCGCCGCGGTCACCACGATGCGCAACCCCCTCGGGCCGGGCGAGATCGGCGACCTCGAGCGGGACCGGCCCCTGACGGGGCGGCTCGTGCGGACGCTGACGGAGCGGCCGCCCGGCACCTTGGAGCAGCCGGGCCTGGAGCTGATCGTCGCGGGGCTCCGGACGCGCCTGGCCGGCACGCCCTAG
- a CDS encoding EfeM/EfeO family lipoprotein, with product MLIAAIAVTVPLALLAAACGSDDGADVRAVGTDASASGSASGSGSGSGSGTGLSLDDTLTVQTDDAAVTAAVAGYKAYVTAQAADIVAKTTVLTDAVRAGDVDAAKAAFAPSREPWERIEPIAGLIEATDGAVDSRVDDFSGPTDPEFTGWHRLEYILWTTDGTRGAARFANRLDRDLATLQAGLDDLEIPPAAMALGASELIQEVSEGKITGEEDRYSKTDLWDFAANVEGAEKIIELLTPALEAADPELLARIDEGFTELDASLDELRDGDGFVLFCQEDDPYPAPDLCPATTVTRAQIDTLKGQLAGLSEDLALVPGTLGLQ from the coding sequence GTGCTCATCGCCGCCATCGCCGTCACGGTCCCCCTCGCGCTGCTCGCGGCGGCATGCGGCTCCGACGACGGGGCCGACGTCCGCGCCGTCGGCACGGACGCCTCGGCGTCCGGCTCGGCCTCGGGGTCCGGTTCGGGCTCCGGCTCGGGGACCGGCCTGTCGCTCGACGACACGCTGACGGTCCAGACCGACGACGCCGCCGTCACGGCCGCCGTCGCCGGGTACAAGGCCTACGTGACGGCGCAGGCGGCGGACATCGTCGCGAAGACGACGGTCCTGACCGATGCGGTGCGCGCCGGGGACGTGGACGCCGCGAAGGCGGCTTTCGCGCCGAGCCGCGAGCCGTGGGAGCGCATCGAGCCGATCGCCGGCCTGATCGAGGCGACCGACGGCGCGGTCGACTCCCGCGTCGACGACTTCTCCGGCCCCACCGACCCGGAGTTCACCGGGTGGCACCGCCTCGAGTACATCCTCTGGACGACCGACGGCACGCGCGGCGCCGCACGGTTCGCGAACCGGCTCGACCGGGACCTCGCGACCCTGCAGGCGGGCCTCGACGACCTGGAGATCCCGCCCGCCGCCATGGCGCTCGGCGCCTCCGAGCTGATCCAGGAGGTCTCGGAGGGCAAGATCACCGGCGAGGAGGACCGCTACTCGAAGACCGACCTCTGGGACTTCGCCGCGAACGTCGAGGGCGCGGAGAAGATCATCGAGCTGCTGACGCCGGCGCTCGAGGCGGCCGACCCGGAGCTGCTGGCCCGCATCGACGAGGGCTTCACCGAGCTGGACGCGAGCCTCGACGAGCTGCGCGACGGCGACGGGTTCGTCCTGTTCTGCCAGGAGGACGACCCCTACCCGGCGCCCGACCTGTGCCCCGCGACGACCGTCACGCGGGCGCAGATCGACACGCTGAAGGGCCAGCTCGCAGGCCTCTCCGAGGACCTGGCGCTCGTGCCGGGCACCCTCGGCCTGCAGTAG
- a CDS encoding response regulator, translating to MPSVLIADDAAFMRMMIKNILTEAGYDIVGEAENGQVAVAKYRELSPDLTTMDITMPEMDGLAALKEIRGADPSARVVMCSAMGQQSMVIESIQAGARDFIVKPFQPDRVLEAVTKALA from the coding sequence ATGCCCAGTGTCCTGATCGCCGATGACGCCGCCTTCATGCGGATGATGATCAAGAACATCCTCACCGAGGCCGGCTACGACATCGTCGGCGAGGCCGAGAACGGCCAGGTCGCCGTCGCCAAGTACCGGGAGCTGTCGCCGGACCTGACGACGATGGACATCACGATGCCGGAGATGGACGGCCTCGCGGCCCTCAAGGAGATCCGCGGCGCCGACCCGTCGGCGCGGGTGGTGATGTGCTCGGCGATGGGCCAGCAGTCGATGGTGATCGAGTCGATCCAGGCGGGGGCGCGTGACTTCATCGTGAAGCCGTTCCAGCCGGACCGCGTCCTCGAGGCCGTCACGAAGGCCCTGGCCTAG
- a CDS encoding response regulator transcription factor, which produces MTTSADEHGAGRRVPRPGDVPRRREGMLRPLDEVPRPLRAVIVGAGVVVAVAYLLHLAQTGLSIGGPGLDGLAAGWGMNALLIAAALAAGSRAVLVRHERLAWSFLASALGIWAVGEVYWYEVLLPQDPAPYPSLADACWLAFFPLCYTGLVLLVRSRVSRFPRSLWFDGVIGALGVATLSAAFVLRPILESTTTTTAATLTNLAYPVGDLTLLAIVLWAVALTGWRPSPGWTALAVGIVIACVADSIFLVRVAEGMGLAAGADDYVVKPASGRLVVARARAMLRRPRRADPQGPGEVSGAWRHGDLTVDGPAREVHVAGRPVDLTRIEFDILAALIASPRIVITREAMVDAVWGANWYGDDHVLEVHVSNLRRKIGAGWVRTVRGVGYRIGDGG; this is translated from the coding sequence ATGACCACGAGCGCAGACGAGCACGGAGCGGGACGGCGGGTGCCCCGGCCGGGGGACGTGCCCCGGCGACGCGAGGGGATGCTGCGCCCGCTCGACGAGGTGCCCCGCCCGCTGCGCGCGGTGATCGTTGGCGCCGGCGTCGTGGTGGCCGTCGCCTACCTGCTGCACCTGGCCCAGACCGGCCTGTCGATCGGCGGCCCCGGCCTCGACGGCCTCGCGGCCGGGTGGGGGATGAACGCCCTCCTCATCGCCGCCGCCCTCGCCGCGGGGTCCCGGGCGGTGCTCGTCCGCCACGAGCGCCTCGCCTGGTCCTTCCTCGCCTCGGCCCTCGGCATCTGGGCCGTCGGCGAGGTCTACTGGTACGAGGTGCTGCTGCCGCAGGACCCCGCCCCCTACCCCAGCCTCGCGGACGCCTGCTGGCTCGCCTTCTTCCCCCTCTGCTACACGGGCCTCGTCCTGCTGGTCCGCAGCCGGGTCAGCCGCTTCCCGCGGTCCCTGTGGTTCGACGGGGTGATCGGGGCGCTCGGCGTCGCGACGCTCAGCGCCGCGTTCGTGCTGCGGCCCATCCTGGAGTCCACGACCACGACAACGGCGGCGACCCTCACCAACCTCGCGTACCCCGTCGGCGACCTCACCCTCCTCGCGATCGTCCTGTGGGCGGTCGCCCTGACGGGCTGGCGGCCGAGCCCCGGCTGGACGGCGCTCGCCGTCGGCATCGTCATCGCCTGCGTCGCCGACAGCATCTTCCTGGTGCGTGTCGCCGAGGGGATGGGGTTGGCCGCCGGCGCGGACGACTACGTCGTGAAGCCGGCCTCGGGGCGGCTGGTGGTCGCCCGCGCCCGGGCGATGCTGCGCCGCCCGCGGCGTGCGGACCCGCAGGGGCCGGGGGAGGTGTCGGGGGCGTGGCGCCACGGTGACCTGACGGTCGACGGCCCGGCGCGCGAGGTGCACGTGGCGGGCCGGCCGGTCGACCTGACGCGCATCGAGTTCGACATCCTCGCGGCGTTGATCGCGTCGCCCCGCATCGTCATCACCCGCGAGGCGATGGTGGACGCCGTGTGGGGGGCGAACTGGTACGGCGACGACCACGTCCTCGAGGTCCACGTCTCGAACCTCCGGCGGAAGATCGGGGCGGGCTGGGTGCGGACGGTCCGCGGGGTGGGGTACCGGATCGGCGACGGCGGGTGA
- the fliR gene encoding flagellar biosynthetic protein FliR has protein sequence MERLLADLAPQAALFVLIATRLSAMMVVAPVFSSRSIPVRVKAGLIILISWISLPLVAEQGGTVPDGLVALAVLTMKEAIIGFAFGLVAQFLFAAIQTAGAFIDVTAGFAISQTLDPTSNANISILGRWYNLIAVSSFLALGGHQLLVAGVVRSFTLAPPLSDPDLGAVVAGVLEQADDILLVVVQIGAPIIGALLVTDVTLGVISRSVPQMNIFIVGLPLKIIVALAGSAILLPAFITLTNSLAGQMFSDMSDIMRAAGAG, from the coding sequence GTGGAGCGGCTGCTCGCCGACCTCGCCCCCCAGGCGGCGCTGTTCGTCCTGATCGCCACCCGCCTCTCCGCGATGATGGTCGTCGCCCCCGTCTTCAGCTCCCGCTCCATCCCCGTCCGGGTGAAGGCGGGCCTGATCATCCTGATCAGCTGGATCAGCCTGCCCCTCGTCGCCGAGCAGGGCGGCACCGTGCCCGACGGCCTCGTCGCCCTCGCGGTGCTGACGATGAAGGAGGCGATCATCGGCTTCGCGTTCGGCCTGGTCGCCCAGTTCCTGTTCGCGGCGATCCAGACCGCCGGCGCGTTCATCGACGTCACCGCGGGCTTCGCGATCTCCCAGACGCTCGACCCCACCTCGAACGCGAACATCTCGATCCTCGGCCGCTGGTACAACCTGATCGCGGTGTCGTCGTTCCTCGCCCTCGGCGGCCACCAGCTGCTGGTCGCGGGCGTCGTGCGCAGCTTCACGCTCGCCCCGCCGCTCTCCGACCCGGACCTCGGAGCGGTCGTCGCCGGGGTGCTGGAGCAGGCCGACGACATCCTCCTCGTCGTCGTCCAGATCGGGGCGCCGATCATCGGTGCCCTGCTGGTCACCGACGTCACGCTCGGCGTGATCTCGCGCTCGGTGCCGCAGATGAACATCTTCATCGTCGGCCTGCCGCTGAAGATCATCGTCGCGCTCGCCGGCAGCGCCATCCTGCTGCCGGCGTTCATCACCCTCACCAACTCGCTCGCCGGTCAGATGTTCTCCGACATGAGCGACATCATGCGGGCCGCGGGAGCGGGGTAG
- a CDS encoding protein-glutamate methylesterase/protein-glutamine glutaminase, whose amino-acid sequence MAATGPRVLVCDDSPLLRRVLIDLLTDGGLTVVGEARDGIELIDRVRELSPDVVTLDVEMPRRNGLDGLRELMRVRPTPVVMVSTLTGAGSAASVEALAAGAVDVVQKPALRLDPARWGAARDELVAKVRSAGGARLSALARAPRPARPSAGLAARAGGANGRLVVIATSTGGPRALQALVPRLPSPLGAGVLIVQHMPPGFIAPLAQRLDAVSALEVREARDGDAIRPDTALIAPGGLHLEVSGVGRVALSDAPPVGALRPRADIMFTTAARHYGERVLAVVLTGMGDDGTAGGRDVRAAGGTLIAEDESSCVVWGMPRAAVAAGLTEAVVPLDAMPLAIAEAVAAPRALRRAG is encoded by the coding sequence ATGGCGGCCACCGGTCCGCGCGTCCTGGTGTGCGACGACTCGCCGCTGCTGCGGCGGGTGCTGATCGACCTGCTGACCGACGGCGGCCTCACCGTCGTCGGGGAGGCCCGCGACGGCATCGAGCTGATCGACCGCGTCCGCGAGCTCTCGCCCGACGTCGTCACGCTCGACGTGGAGATGCCGCGGCGCAACGGCCTCGACGGCCTGCGGGAGCTGATGCGGGTCCGCCCGACGCCCGTGGTGATGGTCTCCACGCTCACCGGCGCCGGCAGCGCGGCGAGCGTCGAGGCCCTCGCCGCCGGCGCGGTCGACGTCGTCCAGAAGCCCGCCCTCCGGCTCGACCCCGCCCGCTGGGGCGCCGCGCGCGACGAGCTCGTCGCGAAGGTCCGCTCGGCGGGCGGCGCCCGCCTGTCCGCGCTCGCGCGCGCGCCGCGGCCGGCCCGGCCGAGCGCGGGCCTCGCGGCGCGCGCCGGTGGCGCGAACGGACGGCTCGTGGTCATCGCGACGTCCACCGGGGGCCCCCGGGCGCTCCAGGCGCTCGTGCCCCGCCTCCCGTCGCCGCTCGGCGCCGGCGTCCTGATCGTGCAGCACATGCCCCCCGGGTTCATCGCGCCCCTCGCACAGCGGCTCGACGCGGTGTCGGCGCTCGAGGTCCGCGAGGCGCGCGACGGTGACGCCATCCGCCCCGACACGGCGCTGATCGCGCCGGGCGGCCTGCACCTCGAGGTCTCCGGCGTCGGCCGCGTCGCGCTGTCGGACGCACCCCCCGTCGGGGCCCTCCGGCCCCGGGCGGACATCATGTTCACGACGGCCGCCCGCCACTACGGCGAGCGCGTGCTGGCCGTGGTCCTCACCGGGATGGGCGACGACGGCACCGCCGGCGGTCGCGACGTGCGCGCCGCCGGCGGCACCCTGATCGCCGAGGACGAGAGCAGCTGCGTGGTGTGGGGGATGCCCCGCGCCGCCGTCGCCGCCGGCCTCACCGAGGCCGTCGTGCCGCTCGACGCCATGCCCCTGGCGATCGCCGAGGCGGTCGCCGCCCCGCGCGCGCTGCGCCGCGCCGGGTGA
- a CDS encoding FliO/MopB family protein, with amino-acid sequence MRPSPPRTAAGWALAIAAFLMAMALSALPAAAQGGTGTTPVDPETLPIPEGSAAPTALSGEGGGTMLRLGIGLVVVMGLIAVVWFVLKRIQRSRYPALEEKGPSLIDVVTTTPLGPNRSLHLVRVGEELVLIGSTDQSVTSLARLGIEESAALVDMATPPERPGAGPSAPWGGGTDTRARAAAAATDATLVERLRALTTRR; translated from the coding sequence ATGCGCCCCTCACCCCCGCGGACCGCGGCCGGGTGGGCCCTCGCGATCGCCGCGTTCCTCATGGCGATGGCGCTCTCGGCCCTCCCCGCGGCGGCGCAGGGGGGGACCGGCACGACCCCCGTCGACCCCGAGACCCTCCCGATCCCCGAGGGCTCGGCCGCCCCCACCGCCCTGTCGGGCGAGGGCGGCGGCACCATGCTGCGCCTCGGCATCGGCCTCGTCGTCGTCATGGGGCTCATCGCCGTCGTCTGGTTCGTGCTGAAGCGCATCCAGCGCTCGCGGTACCCCGCCCTGGAGGAGAAGGGCCCGTCGCTGATCGACGTGGTCACCACCACCCCCCTCGGGCCGAACCGCTCCCTCCACCTCGTGCGCGTCGGTGAGGAGCTCGTCCTGATCGGCTCGACCGACCAGAGCGTCACCTCCCTCGCGCGGCTCGGCATCGAGGAGTCGGCCGCGCTGGTCGACATGGCGACGCCACCGGAGCGCCCCGGCGCCGGCCCCTCCGCCCCCTGGGGGGGAGGCACCGACACCCGCGCCCGCGCGGCGGCCGCCGCCACCGACGCCACCCTCGTCGAGCGCCTCCGCGCGCTCACCACGCGACGCTGA